The genome window CCGTGCCATCACCGTGATGTCGGTCACGTTAGGAGTCAACTTGACGATCAGCGGCTTATTGAGTTTTTCACGCACGCCGCTGACCACCTCGGCAGCGGCACAGGGTTCCGTGCCGAACACAATGCCGCCCTGTTTGACATTGGGGCAGGAGATGTTCAGTTCCACGGCATCTACGGCCTCAATATCGGAGAGTTTCTCAGCCACCTCGATATACTCGTGAAGTTGATTGCCGAAAAAATTGACAATCACCGGTGTGTTCAACGTCTGCAAATAAGGCACCTTGTCACGAATAAAGGCGTCAATGCCAACATTCTGCAAACCAATGGCATTGAGCATCCCGGAAGAGGTTTCGGCAATGCGCGGCGTCGGATTGCCGGCCTTGGGACGCAGAGAGATCCCTTTTGTCATCACCGCGCCGATTTTCTCCAGATCGAGATACGGCGCAAACTCCTGGCCATAGCCAAAAGTCCCCGATGCGGGCATCACGGGATTGCGTAGAGCCAGTCCGGCCAATTCGACCGCTAAAGAGGGTGTGGGTTGACTCATGCGGCACCTCCCGATTCCGGCCATTGCAGCAGTTCGGCATCAAAGACCGGCCCCTGACGACAGGTACACAGATAATCCGGCTCATCCTCACGATGCTCCTTACCCGGCACAACACAGCCCAGGCAGGCGCCAACACCACAAGCCATCAGTGCCTCCAGCGACACCTGCAACGGCGTGCTGTGTGTCGCACAGATCGCATGCACAGCGTTAAGCATCGGTGTCGGCCCACAGGCATAGACTTGAGCGCCTGGATATTTTGCCAGCTTGCGTTCCAGCACCGCCGTCACCAGTCCTTCCTCGCCGAGGCTACCGTCATCGGTGGACACATAAGTTTCCACCCCGAGACGTTCAAATTCGGTAATCCCCAAAATATCGTCACGAGTGCGGCCGCCCATCAACAAGCGGACTTTTCGACCCTGCCGACACAGATCTTCGGCCAATTTGAACAACGGCACCAGACCGATGCCACCACCGACCAGAATCGGATTTTCATCTTCAGTAGCAACAAACCCCTCGCCCAGAGGACCAAGTAACTCCACCTGGTCACCACGCTGCAGCGTTGCCATCAGTTCGGTACCGCTGCCAACCACCTTATACACCAGCTCGACAAACTCACGTGGCGGCATGCCACTGCACTCCGGTGGCAATGTGCCGGTTTTAAAAATACCGAAGGGACGCCGCAATAGCGGCTGGGCCTGAAGCTGCACCCGTAACATGACAAACTGTCCGGCTTTCGCCGTCTGCGGGTAGCCGGGGGCAAGAATCGCCATGCGGTAATAACCGGGGGCGATTTCGCGATTATGCAGGATCACGGTTTTCAAGTTTTGCATAAAAAACTGTGCCTTTCATGACAGTGCCTCAACGGGCACAATGATCAACTGGAAGATATGGACAGCTCGCAATGCATTAACAGAGCATCCTCGCCATCCTGATAATACCCGTTACGGCGACAGGACGTTTCAAATCCCCACCGTTGATACAATTCAAGTGCCGCCAGATTGGAAGCACGCACTTCGAGCAGAAGACGTCCTATCCCCTCTTCACGCAATTGGCGAAACAACGCCTCCATAACAAAAGAGGCAACCCCGCGCCGTTGCCAATGGCGGGCCGTGGCAATATTGTGAATTTCCGCTTCGCCGGCAACAATCCACACACACAAATAGCCAACAATCTCCTCTTCAACCACAACAACCGTCATCCGCGATAACGGATTGGCCAGCTCACGCTCAAAAAGGTGACTCGTCCACGGATGCTGATGACAACCCCGCTCGATAGTCACCACGGCAGCCAGATCGTCCGCCACCATTGGTCGAAGCACATAGCACGTCATGAAACCCATCCCGACCAGTCGTCGCAACCGCAGGGGGACAAAAAAAATACCAGTGCAAGCAACCCAGACGACCAAAAAGTGTTAAAATAAATCTTCAAACAATGAGCCAGCAACAATCTAAAAACATAAGTGCCCGGATTGAATAGGACTTAAAAAAAAGAATACCACCAAACAGCGCCACAGCATTTTTTCAAAATATAAACAATTCAGCGGCCTGTGTTGGCCGATGACAACCTGCTCATTGTTTCAAGATGAAAACTGATTGCATTCTAAGCCAGCCCCCGCGCCGTGTAAAGCAACAATCCCCCGGTTTTGGTGGAGTTTGGCGTTGACATCTTTCTGCCCATGTTTTATTACTTGACGCCACTTTTAACGAGGAGTTTTGACCGTGGAAAAGAAAAGCGTTACCTATAAAGACGCCGGTGTGGATATCGATGCCGGCAACCGTTTTGTCGACATGATCAAGCCGATGGTCAAGGCGACATCCCGCCCTGAAGTCCTGACCGACATTGGTGGATTTGGCGGGCTGTTCTCCTTCCACGCCGACAAATATAAAAAACCGACCCTGGTTTCCTCAACTGACGGCGTCGGTACCAAGCTCAAGCTGGCGTTCATGATGGACAAGCACGACACCGTGGGTATCGACCTGGTTGCCATGTGCGTCAATGACATCATTGTTCAGGGCGCTGAGCCGCTGTTTTTTCTCGACTACATGGCCACCGGCAAACTGGCCCCGGAAAAAGCCGCCGAAGTGGTCAAAGGGATCTCCGAGGGCTGCCAACAAGCCGGCTGTGCTTTGATTGGCGGAGAAACCGCCGAGATGCCCGGATTTTACAGTGAAGGGGAATACGATGTTGCGGGCTTCACCGTTGGTGCAGTTGACAACGACAACATCATTGACGGCTCCGCCATTACAGTGGGTGATAAAATCATCGGCATCGCGTCAAGCGGCCTCCACTCCAACGGCTACTCTTTGGCACGCAAGGTTTTCTTCGACCACATGGGCCTCAACGTCAACGACACCCTGCCGGAATTCGGGCAGAGCATCGGTCTGGAGATGCTGACTCCGACCCGGATCTATGTCAAAACCGCTCTCAACCTGATTCGTGACTTCACCATCAAGGGGATGGCACACATCACCGGCGGCGGTCTGCTGGAAAACGTTCCCCGTGTCCTGCCAAAACACTGCCACGCCGTAATCCATCGCGACAGCTGGGAAAAACCGGTTATCTTCGATGTCCTGCAAAAAGGTGGCAATATCGAAGACACCGAGATGCATCGCACTTTCAACTACGGCCTGGGTATGGTCCTGATTGTTCCCAACGAGCAATGTGAAGACATCCTGATCCGTCTCTCCGGTCTCAACGAAAAAGCCTGGGAGATTGGCGAGATCACGAAGAATGTTGACGAACCGCCGTCAGTCCTGCTTGACTGATTAACCCACGGGAGAACGGCGTGAATTCAAAACTGCGCATCGGTGTCCTCGCCTCCGGCGGCGGCACCAATTTACAATCAATCATCGACGGCTGCCAGTCGGGACGCATTAACGCAGAGATCGTCACTGTTTTGTCCAACAACCCTGACGCCGGAGCTCTGCAACGGGCAGCCAAAGCCGATATTTCGTATCAGTGCATTAACCACCGCGAATTTGACAATCGTGACGACTTTGACAGTTCCGTGGTTGCAGCCCTGCTCGATGCCAAGGTTGAACTGGTGGTGCTGGCCGGATTTATGCGCATCATCGGCCAACGTTTTCTCGATGCCTTTCCCGGCCGAATCATGAATATTCATCCGGCCCTGCTCCCAGCTTTTCCCGGGTTACACGTCCAGCAGAAAGCACTCGATTACGGGGCTCGTTTTTCCGGTTGTACGGTCCATTTTGTCGATGGTGGCGTTGATACCGGGCCGATCATCCTCCAGGCGGTTGTTCCCGTTCTTGATGATGATGACGAAGCCAGCCTGAGCGCCCGCATCCTTGAGCAGGAACACAAAATTTACCCCCAGGCCATACAATGGTTTGCCGAGGGAGCCATTCGGATTGAAGGTCGTCGTGTCATTATCGACAACACCCGGCAGACACCTGATGCGATGATCAATCCGCCGCTCAGCCCGGTGCCATGACGCCACTTCTGGTCAGCGCCTGTCTGCTTGGTCTCAACACCCGCTACAACGCTGAAACAAAAACCAACGCCCAGGTTGTCGCCCTCATTGAGCAAGCGGACATTATGCCGATCATTGTCTGCCCTGAGCAGCTCGCCGGATTCAGTACACCGCGACCCAGTTGCGAATTTATCCAGGGCAGCGGCGAACAGGTGTGGCGGGGAACAGGACAGTTAAAAAACAGCTTGGGGGACGATGTCACTGCGGCCTTTTGTCGCGGCGCCCAGGAAACATTAACGATCGCCCGCATGACACACTGCCGGATCGCCCTACTCAAAGAGCG of Desulfuromonas acetoxidans DSM 684 contains these proteins:
- a CDS encoding dihydroorotate dehydrogenase, producing the protein MSQPTPSLAVELAGLALRNPVMPASGTFGYGQEFAPYLDLEKIGAVMTKGISLRPKAGNPTPRIAETSSGMLNAIGLQNVGIDAFIRDKVPYLQTLNTPVIVNFFGNQLHEYIEVAEKLSDIEAVDAVELNISCPNVKQGGIVFGTEPCAAAEVVSGVREKLNKPLIVKLTPNVTDITVMARAVEESGADVISCVNTLTGMAVDIEKQCLHLANGTGGLSGPAIKPVALRMVYQVVRAVSVPVIGIGGIMTAKDALEFLLVGATAVQVGTANLVNPGAMSEIVDGIEQFCRDKGIDDINQWIGSLQE
- the purN gene encoding phosphoribosylglycinamide formyltransferase yields the protein MNSKLRIGVLASGGGTNLQSIIDGCQSGRINAEIVTVLSNNPDAGALQRAAKADISYQCINHREFDNRDDFDSSVVAALLDAKVELVVLAGFMRIIGQRFLDAFPGRIMNIHPALLPAFPGLHVQQKALDYGARFSGCTVHFVDGGVDTGPIILQAVVPVLDDDDEASLSARILEQEHKIYPQAIQWFAEGAIRIEGRRVIIDNTRQTPDAMINPPLSPVP
- the purM gene encoding phosphoribosylformylglycinamidine cyclo-ligase produces the protein MEKKSVTYKDAGVDIDAGNRFVDMIKPMVKATSRPEVLTDIGGFGGLFSFHADKYKKPTLVSSTDGVGTKLKLAFMMDKHDTVGIDLVAMCVNDIIVQGAEPLFFLDYMATGKLAPEKAAEVVKGISEGCQQAGCALIGGETAEMPGFYSEGEYDVAGFTVGAVDNDNIIDGSAITVGDKIIGIASSGLHSNGYSLARKVFFDHMGLNVNDTLPEFGQSIGLEMLTPTRIYVKTALNLIRDFTIKGMAHITGGGLLENVPRVLPKHCHAVIHRDSWEKPVIFDVLQKGGNIEDTEMHRTFNYGLGMVLIVPNEQCEDILIRLSGLNEKAWEIGEITKNVDEPPSVLLD
- a CDS encoding DUF523 domain-containing protein, which codes for MTPLLVSACLLGLNTRYNAETKTNAQVVALIEQADIMPIIVCPEQLAGFSTPRPSCEFIQGSGEQVWRGTGQLKNSLGDDVTAAFCRGAQETLTIARMTHCRIALLKERSPSCGSRFIHCQGELCPGQGVTTVLLHQEGLRLFSEEQLDELQEYLGN
- the rimI gene encoding ribosomal protein S18-alanine N-acetyltransferase, with protein sequence MTCYVLRPMVADDLAAVVTIERGCHQHPWTSHLFERELANPLSRMTVVVVEEEIVGYLCVWIVAGEAEIHNIATARHWQRRGVASFVMEALFRQLREEGIGRLLLEVRASNLAALELYQRWGFETSCRRNGYYQDGEDALLMHCELSISSS
- a CDS encoding dihydroorotate dehydrogenase electron transfer subunit, whose protein sequence is MQNLKTVILHNREIAPGYYRMAILAPGYPQTAKAGQFVMLRVQLQAQPLLRRPFGIFKTGTLPPECSGMPPREFVELVYKVVGSGTELMATLQRGDQVELLGPLGEGFVATEDENPILVGGGIGLVPLFKLAEDLCRQGRKVRLLMGGRTRDDILGITEFERLGVETYVSTDDGSLGEEGLVTAVLERKLAKYPGAQVYACGPTPMLNAVHAICATHSTPLQVSLEALMACGVGACLGCVVPGKEHREDEPDYLCTCRQGPVFDAELLQWPESGGAA